From the genome of Danio aesculapii chromosome 16, fDanAes4.1, whole genome shotgun sequence, one region includes:
- the gdf6a gene encoding growth/differentiation factor 6-A, giving the protein MDALRAVAFYALFVFLWSLPCCQSAALISQKRSKGARSAFDGQRSHKFLKEIFASSPGASRRDDFKDPVVPHDYMISIYRTYSAAEKLGLNASFFRSSKSANTITSFVDRGKDDLTLSPLRRQTYLFDVSTLSDKEELVGAELRIFRKSPGDVQPSPSGVYNFHLLSCRSERALASRSIDLQDSRKAEWEVLDVWGIFKNRHQGNQLCLQLKVTHGKSDTEIDLKQLGFHRHSRTQQERAILVVYTRSKKRENLFNEMKEKIKSRGDDDDEEESALQFKARRRRRTALNNRHGKRHGKKSKSRCSKKALHVNFKELGWDDWIIAPLDYEAYHCEGVCDFPLRSHLEPTNHAIIQTLMNSMDPNSTPPSCCVPTKLSPISILYIDSGNNVVYKQYEDMVVEQCGCR; this is encoded by the exons ATGGATGCCTTGAGAGCAGTCGCCTTTTACGCGCTCTTCGTTTTCCTCTGGAGTTTACCGTGTTGCCAGTCAGCTGCGCTCATATCGCAGAAAAGGAGCAAGGGTGCCAGGAGCGCGTTTGATGGACAAAGGTCACATAAATTTCTTAAAGAGATTTTCGCATCCTCTCCGGGCGCAAGTCGTCGGGATGATTTTAAGGACCCGGTTGTGCCTCACGACTACATGATCTCCATATACAGGACTTACTCCGCCGCTGAGAAACTGGGGCTCAATGCGAGCTTTTTCCGCTCTTCAAAGTCTGCAAACACCATAACGAGTTTCGTGGACAGGGGAAAAG ACGATCTCACGCTCTCTCCTTTGCGAAGACAAACGTATCTGTTTGATGTTTCAACTCTCTCAGACAAAGAGGAGCTGGTCGGTGCTGAATTAAGGATATTTCGCAAATCGCCTGGGGATGTCCAACCGTCCCCATCAGGCGTCTACAACTTTCATTTACTCTCATGTCGATCAGAGAGGGCACTGGCCTCCAGGTCCATTGATCTTCAGGATTCCCGAAAAGCAGAATGGGAGGTTCTGGACGTTTGGGGGATTTTTAAAAACAGGCACCAAGGGAATCAGCTTTGTCTCCAGCTCAAGGTTACGCATGGCAAATCTGACACCGAGATCGACCTAAAGCAACTGGGTTTCCACCGTCACAGCCGGACGCAGCAAGAAAGGGCCATACTGGTGGTCTACACGCggtccaaaaaaagagagaaCTTGTTTAATGAGATGAAAGAGAAAATTAAGTCTCgcggagatgatgatgatgaggaggagagCGCTCTGCAGTTTAAAGCGCGGCGCAGACGGAGAACTGCGCTTAATAATCGTCACGGGAAAAGGCATGGCAAAAAGTCCAAATCGAGATGCAGCAAAAAGGCGCTGCACGTCAATTTCAAAGAACTCGGATGGGACGACTGGATCATCGCTCCCCTGGATTACGAAGCCTACCACTGCGAGGGCGTGTGCGACTTCCCGTTGAGATCGCACCTGGAGCCGACCAACCACGCCATCATTCAGACGCTCATGAACTCCATGGACCCCAACAGCACTCCACCGAGCTGTTGCGTCCCCACAAAACTCAGCCCCATCAGTATACTGTACATAGACTCTGGAAACAACGTCGTGTACAAACAGTACGAGGACATGGTGGTAGAACAGTGTGGCTGTAGGTAG